A portion of the Paucilactobacillus hokkaidonensis JCM 18461 genome contains these proteins:
- a CDS encoding cold-shock protein: MLRGTVKNFDGKKGFGFIEVENEPDVFVHFSGIEGAGHKELVAGQKVELVVAKGIRGPQAAHVTVIDDQEDD, encoded by the coding sequence ATGCTACGTGGAACAGTAAAGAATTTTGATGGTAAAAAGGGTTTTGGTTTTATTGAGGTAGAAAATGAACCTGATGTATTTGTCCATTTTAGTGGCATTGAAGGGGCTGGCCACAAAGAACTAGTTGCTGGCCAGAAAGTTGAGTTAGTAGTTGCAAAAGGAATTAGAGGGCCACAAGCGGCACATGTGACTGTGATAGATGATCAGGAGGATGATTAA
- a CDS encoding NUDIX hydrolase → MSQEEKQISSRSVFSGHIMDVEVADVKLPDGKMTTREIVRHAPAVAILAIDDDQQMLLMRQWRAAVDQATLEIPAGKVDDRDQNAIDAAHRELNEETRLATDNLTKVSSFYTSVGFSDEYMTLFLAQNLIPVTQKLPQDEDENLQLEKVTLDKALEMIKTGKICDAKTIMAVYYWQTLTLRGDN, encoded by the coding sequence TTGTCACAAGAAGAAAAGCAGATTTCTTCACGATCAGTATTTAGTGGTCATATTATGGATGTCGAGGTTGCAGATGTAAAGTTGCCTGATGGTAAAATGACAACTAGAGAAATTGTGCGGCATGCGCCGGCAGTGGCAATTTTAGCCATTGACGATGACCAGCAAATGTTGTTGATGCGTCAATGGCGAGCAGCTGTTGATCAAGCAACGTTGGAAATTCCAGCCGGCAAAGTTGATGATCGAGATCAAAATGCCATTGATGCAGCCCATCGGGAACTGAATGAAGAGACTAGGCTAGCGACTGATAATTTAACAAAAGTAAGCTCGTTTTATACGTCTGTTGGTTTTTCTGATGAATATATGACGCTTTTTTTAGCTCAAAATTTGATTCCTGTGACACAAAAATTACCCCAAGATGAAGACGAAAATTTACAGTTAGAAAAAGTAACCTTGGATAAAGCATTAGAAATGATTAAAACAGGTAAAATTTGTGATGCCAAAACAATTATGGCGGTTTATTATTGGCAAACTCTAACTTTGCGTGGTGATAATTAA
- a CDS encoding DUF1831 domain-containing protein, with amino-acid sequence MAFEKQVKVVGDDDTYSISAAIKKYTLRDLGFEVSKRGTFTFERSLDPNSPYKAAAKLKIVFNDDLTGFKMNTVNASGTVTMNIFTSSRADEFVTQYHYMLAEMVERGIFEKS; translated from the coding sequence ATGGCATTTGAAAAGCAAGTTAAGGTGGTCGGGGATGACGATACTTATTCAATTAGTGCCGCAATCAAAAAATATACCCTGCGCGACTTAGGGTTTGAAGTTTCTAAACGTGGAACATTCACCTTTGAGCGTTCACTCGATCCTAATTCACCATACAAGGCTGCCGCTAAGCTGAAAATTGTGTTTAACGATGATTTAACAGGATTTAAAATGAATACGGTTAATGCGAGTGGGACTGTTACGATGAATATTTTTACTAGTTCGCGTGCTGATGAATTTGTGACGCAATATCACTATATGTTAGCAGAAATGGTTGAACGCGGTATTTTTGAAAAAAGTTAG
- a CDS encoding histidine phosphatase family protein: MTNLYFVRHGKTEWNLEARYQGAHGDSPLLDQSYDEIKQLGRFLAGTQFAHVYASPIKRARLTAFELVKSIQQAVPLTLMSQLSEFGLGKMEGMLFDDVKQQFPSEYDAFRHHPEAYDPTSIDGESFPQLINRMGRAIKEIAAVNQGDDINVLIVSHGAALNAVINALLGVPLAHLRDRGGLSNTSTTILQTQLGREFKLIKWNDTSYLKKTISDPTDTI, from the coding sequence ATGACTAATTTATATTTTGTGCGACATGGAAAAACTGAATGGAATCTAGAGGCACGCTATCAAGGAGCACATGGTGATTCTCCATTGTTAGATCAGAGTTATGATGAAATAAAACAATTAGGACGATTTTTAGCTGGAACTCAATTTGCACACGTGTATGCAAGCCCGATCAAACGGGCCCGTTTGACTGCTTTTGAGCTAGTTAAATCAATTCAGCAAGCAGTACCACTCACTTTGATGAGTCAGTTATCCGAATTTGGCTTAGGCAAAATGGAGGGAATGCTGTTTGATGATGTTAAACAGCAGTTTCCTAGTGAGTATGATGCGTTTAGACACCATCCCGAAGCTTATGATCCAACCAGCATAGATGGTGAATCCTTTCCACAGTTGATTAATCGAATGGGACGAGCTATCAAGGAAATTGCTGCAGTTAACCAGGGCGACGACATTAATGTCTTGATTGTCTCACATGGTGCCGCGCTAAATGCTGTCATTAATGCTTTGTTAGGTGTACCATTAGCACATTTACGGGATCGTGGTGGGCTGAGTAATACGTCCACCACGATTTTACAGACACAATTAGGACGAGAATTTAAGTTGATTAAGTGGAATGATACGAGTTATTTAAAAAAGACAATTAGTGATCCAACCGATACTATTTGA
- a CDS encoding cysteine desulfurase family protein gives MEPVYLDNAATTPMSAEVIAEMTDKMNNVWGNASTTYSFGRAAHTVMENARQTIADSINAASTEIMFTSGGSESDNTAIMQTAITRQNLGKHIITTAIEHQAILKPLQYLEKQGFEVTYLPVDENGNISLTDFKNALRDDTILVTIMMGNNEVGSRMPIHEIGDILKDHQAWFHTDAVQAYGLLDIDVKRDHIDMLSTSAHKINGPKMIGFLYRRNGISFPSFVKGGEQEDKRRAGTENIPAIAAFGTAVEVLNSAEKAARQKKYFGFKNKIIAGLRANGVEVEVNGEIKSDNLNHVLNIWIKNISTYVIQTNLDLAGFAISGGSACTAGNLEPSHVLTAMFGENSPRISESIRISFGRYTTNEQIEAFIHAVSQIVQRLSQTKEVG, from the coding sequence GTGGAACCAGTTTATTTAGATAACGCAGCTACGACCCCTATGTCGGCAGAAGTAATTGCTGAAATGACAGATAAAATGAATAATGTTTGGGGTAACGCATCGACAACATATAGTTTTGGTCGAGCAGCACATACGGTGATGGAGAATGCACGGCAGACAATTGCTGACAGTATTAATGCAGCTAGTACAGAAATTATGTTTACCAGTGGTGGCAGTGAAAGTGACAATACAGCGATTATGCAAACAGCGATTACGCGTCAAAACCTTGGGAAGCACATTATTACAACTGCGATTGAGCATCAAGCTATTTTGAAACCATTACAATATCTGGAAAAACAAGGTTTTGAAGTTACTTATTTACCGGTTGATGAGAATGGAAACATTTCACTAACTGATTTTAAAAATGCATTACGGGATGACACGATTTTAGTGACCATTATGATGGGTAATAATGAGGTTGGTAGTCGAATGCCCATTCATGAAATTGGAGATATCCTGAAAGATCATCAAGCATGGTTCCATACTGATGCTGTACAAGCTTATGGGTTGCTAGATATTGATGTAAAACGTGATCACATTGACATGTTGTCGACCTCAGCACATAAAATTAATGGTCCTAAAATGATTGGGTTTTTGTATCGTCGGAATGGGATTAGCTTTCCCAGTTTTGTAAAGGGTGGCGAACAAGAGGATAAGCGACGGGCTGGAACAGAAAATATACCAGCAATTGCAGCGTTTGGGACAGCCGTTGAAGTATTGAACAGTGCTGAAAAAGCTGCTCGTCAAAAAAAATATTTTGGTTTTAAAAATAAAATTATTGCTGGATTACGAGCAAATGGAGTAGAAGTTGAAGTAAATGGTGAAATTAAGTCCGACAATTTAAACCACGTTTTAAATATTTGGATTAAAAATATCTCCACTTACGTTATCCAAACTAATTTAGATTTGGCCGGATTTGCTATCTCTGGTGGGTCTGCTTGTACTGCAGGTAACCTAGAACCATCACATGTTTTGACAGCGATGTTTGGTGAAAATAGTCCACGAATTAGTGAGTCAATTCGGATTAGTTTTGGTCGGTATACTACTAATGAACAAATTGAGGCGTTTATTCATGCTGTGAGTCAAATTGTCCAGCGTCTATCACAAACCAAGGAGGTTGGTTAA
- the dapF gene encoding diaminopimelate epimerase encodes MKLLKVHGSENDFYMLDAKQFEQGLTDQQIKQLAVKICKRNGGLGDGADGLLWIDRASHQGPLGKMRVINADGSEASMCGNGLRSVSRYLAEQNQESAFSVETMEADLPVAKMKDLATGVSTYQVQIAPVSFKAADLKMHVNNESETLVDQQIKELDSDLSFTAVAVPNPHLIAFVDEATINGDQLGELGRYLNNGVNPIFPDGVNVSFVLIQGANQIFVRTFERGVGYTNACGTGMSAASLVSVLLHGDQIANNTDIIVRNPGGMVKTNVHHQDTGADTIDLIGNATFVSTVELDLDDALAGNFAQAKFNETGEQVNYEKFISNLQLN; translated from the coding sequence ATGAAACTATTAAAAGTCCATGGATCAGAAAATGATTTCTACATGTTAGATGCAAAGCAATTCGAACAGGGATTAACGGATCAACAAATCAAGCAGTTAGCGGTTAAAATATGTAAGCGAAACGGTGGATTAGGTGATGGTGCTGATGGCCTATTATGGATAGACCGGGCCAGTCATCAAGGACCATTGGGTAAAATGCGGGTCATTAATGCGGATGGCAGTGAGGCCAGCATGTGTGGTAATGGGTTACGTAGCGTTTCTCGCTATTTAGCTGAACAAAATCAAGAGTCAGCTTTCAGTGTTGAAACAATGGAAGCTGACTTACCGGTAGCTAAAATGAAGGATCTGGCTACTGGGGTATCCACATATCAGGTGCAGATTGCTCCAGTTAGTTTTAAGGCTGCAGATTTAAAAATGCATGTAAATAATGAATCAGAAACTTTAGTTGATCAACAAATTAAAGAATTAGACAGTGACTTAAGTTTTACAGCGGTTGCGGTGCCTAATCCGCATTTGATTGCCTTTGTTGATGAAGCAACGATCAATGGTGATCAACTCGGGGAGTTAGGGCGTTACTTAAACAACGGTGTTAATCCAATTTTCCCAGATGGAGTTAATGTTAGTTTTGTGCTCATTCAAGGGGCAAATCAAATTTTTGTCCGTACTTTTGAACGTGGGGTTGGCTACACTAATGCTTGTGGTACCGGTATGTCTGCAGCTAGTTTAGTCAGTGTATTACTGCATGGTGATCAAATTGCTAATAATACAGATATTATTGTGCGTAATCCTGGTGGAATGGTAAAAACAAATGTCCATCACCAAGATACTGGTGCAGACACAATTGACTTAATTGGTAACGCTACGTTTGTTAGCACTGTGGAACTTGATTTAGATGATGCTTTAGCAGGGAACTTCGCGCAAGCTAAATTTAATGAAACTGGTGAACAGGTCAATTACGAAAAATTTATTTCGAATCTCCAACTAAATTAG
- a CDS encoding tetratricopeptide repeat protein — MSESKNQTNDSKNVQAQSEKLISKLVQSIDEKPERVQNYYDLGTLLTRVKSYDQAEELFMKALGKFAQDKKANNLLEYGLGNLYYEVGKFDDALKRYDKIEDEKLKADAYLMMAQSLIQKNDYKRAVAYGLTAHDLRKQDPEINQVLGDALLALGNFNQAKDFYDQILLRHPGRADTQFNRGLVAMVLGEPYTDYLSQAKQLDPAYYKKSEQRIADIEKVLRDQKNDHS, encoded by the coding sequence ATGTCAGAAAGCAAAAATCAAACTAACGACTCAAAAAACGTGCAGGCACAATCTGAAAAATTAATCAGTAAATTAGTCCAGTCGATTGATGAGAAACCTGAAAGGGTCCAAAACTACTATGATTTAGGAACTTTATTAACACGTGTAAAAAGTTACGATCAAGCAGAAGAACTGTTTATGAAAGCATTAGGTAAGTTTGCTCAGGATAAAAAGGCTAATAATTTGTTGGAATATGGATTAGGCAATTTATACTACGAAGTTGGCAAATTTGATGATGCACTTAAGCGGTATGATAAAATTGAAGATGAAAAATTGAAGGCTGATGCATATTTGATGATGGCCCAAAGTTTGATTCAGAAAAATGATTATAAAAGGGCAGTTGCCTACGGTCTGACTGCGCATGATTTACGAAAACAGGATCCCGAGATTAATCAGGTGTTAGGGGATGCATTGTTAGCACTTGGTAATTTTAATCAAGCAAAGGACTTTTATGATCAGATTTTGCTACGCCATCCTGGTAGAGCTGACACTCAGTTCAATCGTGGCTTAGTAGCAATGGTACTTGGTGAACCATATACGGATTATTTGTCCCAAGCAAAGCAACTTGATCCAGCTTATTATAAGAAAAGTGAACAGCGTATCGCTGATATCGAAAAAGTTTTGCGTGACCAAAAAAATGATCATAGTTAG
- the mnmA gene encoding tRNA 2-thiouridine(34) synthase MnmA, producing the protein MADHSHTRVVVGMSGGVDSSVVALLLKQQGYDVVGVFMKNWDDTDENGVCTATEDYKDVAKVAAKIGIPYYSVNFEKEYWDRVFTYFLEEYKKDRTPNPDVVCNKEIKFKAFVDYANQLGADYVATGHYADLQRDNQGHMHLMRATDQNKDQTYFLSQLDHDQLDRVMFPLAKLTKPEVREIAKQAGLATAEKKDSVGICFIGEKGHFRDFLSTYLPATPGKMVTLDGDVKGEHAGLMYYTIGQRKGLGIGGDGVSNEPWFVIGKDQAKNVLYVGQGYHNEHLYATHLNASDIHWVDDIDAQYGRDFHCTAKFRYRQKDSGVTVKLSADGQQVTVVFDDPARAITPGQAVVFYDGAECLGSAIIDEAYNDTRVLQYV; encoded by the coding sequence ATGGCTGATCACAGTCATACTCGTGTGGTAGTCGGCATGAGTGGTGGCGTCGATTCATCAGTTGTGGCTTTGTTGTTAAAGCAGCAGGGTTATGATGTTGTTGGTGTGTTCATGAAGAACTGGGACGACACTGATGAAAACGGCGTTTGTACGGCTACAGAAGATTACAAGGATGTTGCCAAAGTGGCAGCTAAAATCGGGATTCCGTATTATTCGGTTAATTTCGAAAAGGAATATTGGGATCGGGTCTTTACTTACTTTCTTGAGGAATATAAGAAAGATCGGACCCCGAATCCAGATGTGGTTTGCAATAAAGAGATTAAGTTTAAGGCCTTTGTGGATTATGCTAATCAACTAGGAGCAGACTATGTTGCTACTGGTCATTACGCGGACTTGCAACGTGACAATCAGGGCCACATGCATTTAATGCGTGCCACTGATCAGAACAAGGATCAGACGTACTTTTTAAGTCAATTAGATCATGATCAGCTTGATCGCGTTATGTTTCCATTGGCCAAGTTAACTAAGCCAGAGGTTCGTGAAATCGCTAAACAAGCTGGCTTAGCAACTGCAGAAAAAAAGGACTCAGTTGGGATCTGTTTTATTGGTGAGAAGGGCCATTTTCGTGACTTCTTGAGCACCTATTTGCCAGCTACACCAGGTAAAATGGTAACGCTTGATGGTGATGTAAAAGGTGAGCATGCCGGCTTAATGTATTATACAATTGGTCAGCGCAAGGGCCTTGGAATTGGTGGCGATGGTGTCAGCAATGAGCCTTGGTTTGTTATTGGTAAGGATCAGGCCAAAAATGTATTGTATGTTGGCCAGGGTTATCATAATGAGCATTTATATGCGACACATCTAAATGCCAGTGATATCCATTGGGTTGATGACATTGATGCACAATATGGACGTGACTTTCATTGTACGGCCAAGTTTCGTTACCGCCAAAAAGATAGTGGTGTAACGGTTAAGTTGTCCGCTGATGGACAGCAGGTCACGGTAGTTTTTGATGATCCGGCTCGTGCGATCACCCCTGGACAAGCAGTTGTATTTTATGATGGTGCTGAGTGTCTCGGTAGTGCAATCATTGACGAAGCATATAATGATACACGCGTACTTCAGTACGTTTAA
- a CDS encoding 5'-methylthioadenosine/adenosylhomocysteine nucleosidase, whose product MKFGIICAMPEEIKELTAVLEQPQVKQLGGKKYFEGKINAQDVVLVESGIGKVEAGITTEHLIVEFKADVIINSGSAGGIGSGLHVGDVVVSSATAYHDVDATAFDYQYGQLPGQPAQFLASTKWADAIVKAGETTGLNIFKGLIVTGDQFVASEQAIKQILTHFPNALSSEMEGAAVGQVANDHKVPYVVVRAMSDTGDGEAGVSFDEFIIEAGKRSAQMLIALLNSSVK is encoded by the coding sequence ATGAAATTTGGAATCATTTGTGCAATGCCAGAAGAAATTAAAGAATTAACGGCTGTTTTAGAACAACCGCAAGTTAAACAATTAGGTGGGAAAAAATATTTTGAAGGAAAGATTAATGCACAAGATGTTGTATTAGTTGAGTCAGGGATTGGTAAGGTTGAGGCCGGGATTACAACAGAACATCTAATTGTTGAGTTTAAGGCGGATGTAATTATAAATTCGGGTTCTGCAGGCGGGATTGGTTCTGGTCTGCATGTGGGTGATGTGGTGGTCTCATCTGCAACGGCCTATCACGATGTTGATGCAACTGCCTTTGATTATCAATATGGTCAGTTACCTGGTCAACCAGCGCAATTCTTAGCTTCAACAAAATGGGCTGATGCAATCGTTAAGGCTGGAGAAACAACCGGTTTGAATATTTTCAAAGGGCTGATTGTTACTGGTGATCAGTTTGTTGCTAGTGAGCAAGCAATTAAACAAATTTTGACACATTTTCCTAATGCACTCTCCAGTGAAATGGAAGGGGCTGCGGTTGGACAAGTGGCCAATGATCACAAAGTTCCGTATGTAGTAGTACGTGCAATGTCAGATACCGGTGACGGAGAGGCCGGTGTATCATTTGATGAATTTATTATTGAAGCAGGAAAACGATCTGCGCAGATGCTAATAGCATTGTTGAATTCATCGGTTAAGTAA